ATGGTTAGAGAACCTAGGCCTTGTGTTTTGCTGTGCAGACCATCCCCGAGGACCAGAGGCAGTTGGGACTTGCGGCGGACATGGCGCCTGAGATGTGTCATCCCGGTGATAGCGATAATAGCACCGCTGAGCAACATGGCCGAACCTCGAGCAGATCTGACACTGAAGTCGCGGCCGGAAGTTCCTACCACGGCCACGAGATCCCGAACGGCCTCCACGCAACGCGCCATCCTCGACCGGCGGCAAAGACTCCTCCACAAGATTTGCCGCATACACAACGTCTTGAGAAGCCTGTGCCTGCCTGTTCTCACACTCAACAAGCGCAGCCACTAAACGCTGAAACGGTAGAGGAGTCGGCGACAGCGATGCAGACGAAACAATGCCCTCAAACTCTGACGGAAGACCGGCAAGCAAGACCGCCGTGCGTTCCGCCATCGAGATAGGATCACCAGCCGCTGCCAAAAGTGCACAAATACCCTTCAACTTAGTAACATACTTACGGATCGACATGTTACCTTTTTTTAGAGAATGAAGTTCATGACGTAGGCGCGACTGCTTGAGATCCGTATCTGCAACGAACAATTCCAACGCCGTCGTCCACACATCCAAGGCCGATTGAACCTCTGAGAACGAACTCAAAATCGACGAACTTATAGTAGAGAGGAGCCAAGACGTGAGAAGATTGTCTTGCTGTTGAAAGGCAGAAGACGCCGGATTCAACACCAAAGCACCGTCTGGTGCAGTGACGAACTTCGGCGGAGCTGTAACAGAGCCATCAAGAAAGCCAAACAGTTCATATCCATTAACGATAAACCGAACCTGTTGCTTCCATTGAAGAAAGGATCCTTCATCAAGCTTAACAACATCGTGCCGAGGGAAAGAATTGACCACACGATCATTGGCAAAGGCAGCTCCACGCGACTCAAGTGACTCCGAGGCAGCAGAAGTTTCATTGACGTTAGCCATGAACACGACTCACCTGGCGACTGATACCATGAAGAAATGCAAGGTTTAATGTGTAAGTTCTTATTCTAAAATTCTGATTTCAAACTTAGTTTTACATAAGGCTCATCTAGAGTATTTATAGGCTCAACTTCTCTTAACAGACTAGCTAACAACTCAGCTCTCCTGTAACTGCATTCTAACAAATTCATTTATCTTAACATCCTCTATGGTTTACATGTTGACATTGCCTTGCCTTATCCCGACTCTGAATTAGAATGTAGCAGCTCAACTGGGCTTCAAAGAGAGAGTGGTTGACATATACATAAACTTTTTGAGTGCAAAATATAACTTATGGATGATGCTAGTGGTCTGTGGTTCTGCTTTTGCAGTCTTTCATGATCTTCATTGTTAAATGATAAACAAACTATGGTATCCTATCAATTGTAAAGGATGTGATTCCTAGTAGGTAAGCTATGCGATGGCGTCTTCCAACATCATCATCGCAAAGGGTTGCCCACTTTTTGGCAGAAACAGAATGGTTGGGTAATGCAGTGGTATTTGTGCGGTGGCCTTGGGGGACCGATGAAATAGTTGCTAGTCGAGTAGAACTGAGGGCGGCGGAGGTGGGGAGAGAGCTGCTGCACATCCAATGacggttttttttaaataacctaagaaattaattaattatgaaagtaATCCAAAAGAAACATTATATTCGAATATATCTTGAAATCTACAGTAATCGTCGGTGCTGCTTGACACATTAGCAACACCAGTCCCTTATTATGATCTAACTatcagtttaaaaaaaattgtgtccTCATTGTGTCAAGTGACACctatatgtaatttttaaaatattcataaaagatACGGGTATTCACGAtggaaaacatatatatatatatatttaatgggtGCCACCAATGGTCAGGTAgcacaattatatataaatttttaaaaaaagtggcctgaaatgaaaaaaaaaatcgaaaaaaaattataGGGTGAAGCCCATGACTCCATTTAGTGATCCGAATTGTGAGGTGACATGTTTAACCGTGGAACAATATATCTTCGACTGACGATGATTCGATGGTGCAAAACGGAGATCGAAGAAAGAGTTGTTCGAAGCTTTGGTCATTTGTTTCAGAAGATTTAGAACCAACTATTGGGATATTTGAACCATAGAAATcaacgaaaaagaaaaaatctCTTTTTTGGTGTCGAAATCAAAACGAAAGGCTGCCGTAAATGTTTACATCAATAGCTACTAAGTGCGAAAGgaaaattatgagatttttaGTGAGAATTTGAACCAAAAATAGAAACATTAAAAATACGCCACCCAagattgtaatttttaaaatatatatatttaatgagaattttaaagttgataataacttttttaaaaaatatttaataggaATTTTAATGAAAACTAAATTTTAACAGTCAGCTTTcactatatttattttaaagttgatGGCAAAAATATTTAATGGGAATTTTACCTAAGAATAACCCAAaagaattatttaatattttttgttattaaataattttttacctAACACACCGGTGGCACCTATTAAAAGTTTTTCTCCATcataaatatttgtatttttcaCGGGTTTTTCAAAAAATACATACGGATGTCACTTGACACAGTGTcgactttaaaaattttcttttttttaaaaaaaattgatgattgGGTAATAATGAGAGGTGATGTCGTCGATGTGTCAAGTGAGACCGACAATTACtgtaaatttcaaataattttcatatataaatcTTCTCTTGAattgtttttgtaattaattaattttttagattatttaaatAAAAGCCTCCAATGACTATTGCTTTCTTATAATATTCTTTGCACAAATTTAGCTGCTCAACTTGcttcgtttttatttttattttgaagtatTCTGTAGATCTAAAATATCGTAAGATATCGAAATAATTCCATTTTGGTTAGAAGAATTAAAATGTTTGCATTTGTGAGTTCATTACGTATCCAAAGACGAAGCTGAAAAAACAAATAAAGCGGTTAGAAATCATAACTTGAATTGCATGATATGATATTTTGTGCCTGATTCTTACATTCTTTCGTTTGCTTCATTCACTGAAACATGACCGCCGTTTGATTTCATCTATGTTTggattttatgtattttttaagatCCTAATTGGATGGATATTGTAATTCATGCATGAAGAAATAACGAGGGACCATGGCATCCATTTGTTTGACTGAGCtttattacatttttttcaaaGGGAATAAACATGTTATTCTCCATCTTTTACCTGAGAATGCATGCTCTTTTTAGTATAGCATGTGTTCCTTTTGAGGAGGAAACAAAAGCATCCTAGAAAGTGAAAGAATCAAACCCAGGATTGATTCCCATTGCCATCAGTTCAAGTTATAGGCTAATGGCCATGTTGATATTCTCTTTCATTTATCCACTAAATTGAGCCAGTACTCTGTAGATGTGAGCTTGGATATTACCAGACCATATAATATTGTAAGAAGAAGAAATGGAGGGCTAAAAATCAACCAATATGGGACATTTTGCAGCTGTATTTAGCTTCACAGGGAAGCCATGTTCACTACTTAAATAATCTGCCAGCACAAGACACATGTATTACAGCTTTAAGACAGATATTTCTAGGATAAAATGTTAGGTTGGTTCAATGGAAAGAGAAAATATTCCAATGCCATGTCTGTAAGTGCATGCTCTACTGCTCCTACATGTATATATTGATTTCTAGATTTTTCATTGTGTTTCTTTTCATATATAGATTGTTGAGCTTGCGGTACACATGGATTGTGAAGGATGCGAAAAGAGGATACGAAGAGCAATCTCAAAAATAGATGGCAAGACTTCATTCTTTTCCTCCAATATATACTTCTAGCATCCATTTTCATCTGTTAGTGTttgtaaaggaaaatgaaatgaatGCAGGAGTAGACAGCTTGGAAATCGACATGGATAAGCAGAAGGTAACAGTGAGAGGATATGTGGAGGAGACGAAAGTGCTTAAAGTAGTGAGGAGAACTGGAAGGAAAGCCGAGTTTTGGCCGTTCCCATACGACACCGAATACTATCCTTATGCTTCCCAGTATTTGGATGAATCTACATATACATCTTCTTATAACTATTACAGGCATGGATTTAACGAAAGCGTGCATGGCTATTTCCCACACCAACCTTACACAACTGTTCCTGATCAAACAGTTCATCTCTTTAGTGATGATAATGTTCATGCTTACTGCAATGTTATGTGATACActtatgttttaatatttcatCCTCTTGAATTAACTCTTTTTTACTCTTCTAATTATTACTCAtctattcattttgtattttatCTATCACATTATTCTaaaaatataggctattaaaatggtgaaattacatttttattatcgtaaaaatatacaatttaattttagccCCCTAAAAAAGAATTTCTAACTTCGCAGCTATAAGTGGATGTCCTTTCAACTCTCATAATCCCAAACAATTATGTAGATGACCTTTCAACTCCTAAACCTCTCATGAAATTTATAGagtgtattaaattttttatttatgcatttgtAATCTATAGTGGTTGAAGCCTTATAAATAGAGGGCACGTATAAGCTTATGATATCCAAGTTCAAAGAAAAGATAATCATCTCATCTTATGTCTTGTATTCTCTCATCTTTATTGTTACTACAATATATCTCTTTagttttataacattttattagTACGAGCTTTCTCGATAGTATTCAATATCTCATTGGAGGACAAGTAGTTTAGATGTGCAACATTCTTGTTGAAGTAACAGTCTTAAGGTATGTGATTTTCTATGCATCTTTGGAAGATTTTGAAACTTCAATATTctcaatgaaaaaaaaagtagaataaGATATTGTTAGATGCTTGATAATGATGCTCATTAtttcttttttcatatttaagtacgaatttatgttttatatatctCATGATATGTTTGTTTATGGTCTAAGATTTTGAATAATATTGAAGTGACAAGAAATTGTATATCTTCGCTTAACTATGTACATCCTCCTTAATATATGTtgttgatgtgattaaaaatgatagtcatattttttatttgatgatatttttcaaacatgctattttgCTTATAAGATTTGTTGACACATTTGAAGGCAAAGAAAAATTTTGTAGTTGTTTCTGTGGTTAAAACAACGGCCACAACTTCAGGCACTATTTCATTGTCATGTTTGTCTATTTCCAAGAGTTGGcaaatttttagaataaaaacATTGGTCTAACAACCCGTCTTTTAATGGTGTTGGAAACGGTGGTTTTAGAATCTTGTTTTTTAATTatcgagtccataaatattattaattaatatttgcgAGTCTAATATAGtgttatattaatttttagtttgataattttattgaatGGTTAGTAATTAAAGTacaagaactaaatcgtaaaaatcataaaaattaatcgctaataatttttaataattaaaagggtTAAATAATATTTTACCGAGGGTTAGTATGGGAATTAGGCCATTTTAATTGAGGTTGGACTATTAGTgcttatatatgttataatttatatgttaaataatcattaaataataaatatatgttaaaatagtAAAGTAAAAGGAAAGTCATAATTTTTCTTGTTTCTTCAACCTTTCACCGTCCAAAACAAAGTGAGAAAGCTTGGAAGCCATTATCTTTATCTTTCCCCAATGTAGTGTAATTATAACTCTTCTATTCATTAACAGGATGAGGCCTCTGACCATCGACCCTAGCTCTAGGCTCCACATTTGAGACCTTCCTATCTAACCCTTCAGCACTCACCCTCTTTCTTCTGTAGAAACAATTCCGAACATTGAATTTTGCAACACCACTCTGAATCGACTCCCTAATACCCAAAAGACAGTATAAAAATCCCACAAAATGAAACCTATGGCCTTCTTCGCTAGGTTTAGTCGAGATAAAAGCATCCAACATCCTTCCATGATAACTAAAGAATGCAAAAAGCCCTTTCCAAAGCATCTTCTttgtcgaaaccatccctttttcaaaatattttaaaattttaaaattttaaaattgtaaatttaatgaaaatatggggatcaactttttgaaaaacgaaaatggagtcgccaccgatctctTTATTTTgttgtgatcggatcacctaagaattaggttattttaataaagcATTTTCGGTTTACTAAGACATCGATTATGGTctacgaaaattttaaaaaacgggctcgggagtcggttacgtatgaggaagggttagcatcagtacgcccaaaattggtaccaaatcgattaaatactgtccttatgtctaaaattaaaagtGTTTGTGGAATGTGGTTCCTTTTTAATGGTAACCCGAGTTGgagtttataatttgaaaattacaaaaggatgcccaactatttggtccaacgagaaaatcgaaacccagcacagtagggcacgattcctcgaaatTCCAAACAGTGAACATTGCCTCGCCTTTAGAACATACGAGTGAAATTTTggagggatatttgattattttaagcaaACGAGAAATAGCAACCCatcacgttagggcacgattccgcgaattgccaaatatcacaCATCGTCTTCGTTTAAGGGAATTTTTTAAAAgacatgagtgaaattttgaagtgatatttgattattttgagcaaacgcgaaattgcaacccagcacgttagggcacgattccgcaaattgccaaatatcaaatctcgtctttattttaaataatttttgaatgaatgattataaaactcgcttaaaacatattaattcgatttgaaataagaCGAAATTGATCataaaatttgggttttataaaaccacatttcaaaaatcaagtgGAAAACGATGAATGGGGTAGTATGTGTATGCATAAAAATACGACAATGGAAAAATGAAGATAATACAATCAACTACAAGAACTTAAATGAATAAGCATAACTAGTTTGGAAATATAACTCAATTTCAACCATGCATGGAGAATAATTAACAAGGCCATAtgaaacaatgaataaataatatgcagCGATAACATACATGACATAATAAGATGATTAATATTAAATGTACCAACAAGATGCAAATCAAAGACATAACATggtataaaactattttaaaatgaAGATGAATAGATGGGCACATAAAATGTAGGTTGACAAATTTGTATAAAAAGCTAGGGCTAGAcatataatttttgaaatagacattatagaaagaaagaaagtttgaAAAAAATTGCACGTAAAGTATTTTAAACACAAGTACATTTAAAATGGTTCACAAACTACATGATgatttaaaaactatatatatatatatataatataaaagaataaaaatggagATACATGACAAGGCACAATACACAAAATAGACTTATAAATCACATTTACATGTAAGTTTATTAAAAAACatgagattaataataaaatatatataaaaatctttaaaatagttttatatatacataattattaaaatgtatgttgtggaatatatatttttaatcaaataacataCAAAATATTGAAGAATATTAGCTTAAAAAGTATTACATaggattatataataaaatacaagaataagtttttttttttttttaaaaagggtgtGAAAAACAATATAAGGTTGAGAATGGAGGTAAATcaaatatatgtactaatataGACAAGTATAAAATAATTCAGAATTTATAAGGTATATACGCAAGACATATTAAAACAGCAAAATATATGTTAGAATACATGGATAGAATAAAACATTATATGcatgaaatagaaataaaaatgattttgctAGAAAATACATGGGTTTAGGGAAATGTATGAATCAAATGTACGTCTCAATATATGTATATGTCTGAaaagaattttgaaatgaatgatgtataaaaatgatttcatgaaacaAATTGCCTTGGGTTAATGACACATATTGACAATTCCCACATAAATATGATGATATATGAAAGagtataaaacaaataaattataagtaaaatggattaaaatatatatacatgtacacgCACGGCTTGAACTAAGCAAAGCTAATCAAATAGTCTATGATAATATATTGCATGGCGAGTGACAAGTAAATTAGAAAATATTGCAAAGAATGAAAGTATGAGCTGGAATAGCGAAAATATACTTAATCGAAGTGAAAATAAAACTGGAAGGATAATTCATGAATAGAAGAAAAAGTCACAAGACAGTTTTAAGGATAAAAGCTTGATGTACACCAATGTCCAAGGACTAAAGCAGTAATTGTCCCCGAGTTTTTAAAAAGCAGCACTTAATCGTTGATTAAATTGGAACTATGTACAAATCTtaggattaaattagaaaaaaaaaacgaaaggGGGTAAAAGGGGTTCAATTAGATGATGGTGCG
The sequence above is drawn from the Gossypium hirsutum isolate 1008001.06 chromosome A05, Gossypium_hirsutum_v2.1, whole genome shotgun sequence genome and encodes:
- the LOC107961417 gene encoding heavy metal-associated isoprenylated plant protein 45; translation: MLGWFNGKRKYSNAMSIVELAVHMDCEGCEKRIRRAISKIDGVDSLEIDMDKQKVTVRGYVEETKVLKVVRRTGRKAEFWPFPYDTEYYPYASQYLDESTYTSSYNYYRHGFNESVHGYFPHQPYTTVPDQTVHLFSDDNVHAYCNVM